Proteins encoded by one window of Geobacter sp. DSM 9736:
- a CDS encoding radical SAM protein has translation MSETNKFNVMLVSVNDRMRTLIPLNLSYLIAALKQADFHTCVFDTSFYVEQERLQDERKKEEAGIFMPVDYESIGVRLKTTSLVDDLLEFVRTKRPNLIGFTVFSQAKDLNFRLASAIKERFPEIPIIMGGIHINIEPTEVLQEAFVDYICVGEGDEAIVDLATRLATGKSVTDCPNIWGKADGAIWRNPPRPPLGMDELPLPDWDSFDSYHLYGPFRGKLYKMGVVEFSRNCPYRCTYCGNDIMRAAYREVNIQLKYRHKSPKRWVEELKIRKEKYGIEMFYVADGTFLAAPDAVIEELADLYAKEVSLPFFCDATVHCITDRKVAALKKMGCICVHMGMESGNEAYRKKFLDRSMTNEKILKAFWTVRDAGIETRSYNIIGLPNETREDIMKTIELNRQAKVDSVSLAIFTPYEGTKLRQFCLDNGLLDPDRQLVGDATDPMIHNPLLSDQELVGLYNTFALYVSAPESYFPLIRQAEEHTAFANELRKSIAQAIADLQSPQNRPKA, from the coding sequence ATGTCAGAAACTAATAAGTTTAACGTTATGCTTGTAAGCGTTAACGATAGAATGCGTACACTCATACCTCTCAATCTTTCTTATCTTATTGCCGCTCTCAAGCAGGCCGACTTCCATACCTGCGTCTTCGACACATCTTTCTATGTCGAGCAGGAACGACTACAGGATGAGCGGAAAAAGGAGGAAGCGGGCATCTTTATGCCTGTCGATTATGAATCCATTGGTGTGCGACTGAAAACGACGAGCCTTGTTGACGATCTCCTTGAGTTTGTTCGCACTAAACGTCCTAATTTAATCGGATTCACCGTGTTTTCGCAGGCAAAAGATCTAAATTTCCGTTTGGCGTCAGCAATCAAGGAGCGGTTTCCCGAAATACCCATCATCATGGGGGGCATCCACATCAATATTGAGCCGACAGAAGTACTGCAGGAAGCTTTTGTAGACTACATTTGTGTTGGAGAAGGCGACGAAGCAATTGTAGATCTTGCCACAAGACTGGCGACGGGAAAGTCCGTTACGGATTGTCCCAATATCTGGGGTAAAGCAGATGGTGCGATATGGAGAAATCCGCCAAGACCACCATTGGGGATGGATGAGCTCCCGCTGCCCGACTGGGACTCTTTCGATTCGTACCACCTGTACGGCCCTTTCAGGGGAAAGCTCTACAAGATGGGAGTCGTGGAATTTTCGCGCAACTGTCCTTATCGATGCACCTATTGCGGTAACGACATCATGCGGGCGGCTTATCGAGAAGTCAATATACAGCTGAAGTACCGGCACAAATCGCCCAAACGGTGGGTAGAAGAGCTCAAGATAAGAAAAGAAAAGTACGGGATCGAGATGTTCTATGTCGCAGATGGAACATTCCTCGCCGCCCCGGACGCGGTGATAGAAGAACTGGCTGATCTTTATGCTAAGGAGGTGTCTCTCCCATTTTTCTGTGACGCCACTGTTCACTGCATTACTGACAGGAAAGTTGCTGCACTTAAAAAAATGGGTTGTATCTGCGTTCATATGGGAATGGAGTCAGGGAATGAAGCTTATCGAAAAAAATTTCTCGACCGGAGCATGACAAACGAAAAAATCTTGAAGGCCTTCTGGACGGTACGCGATGCCGGCATAGAAACCAGGTCATACAACATAATCGGGCTCCCCAACGAAACCCGTGAAGACATAATGAAGACTATTGAGCTGAACCGGCAGGCAAAAGTTGATTCAGTATCGCTGGCGATCTTCACCCCATATGAAGGAACCAAGCTTCGTCAATTCTGTCTGGATAACGGCCTGCTCGACCCAGACCGGCAACTGGTCGGGGATGCCACAGATCCAATGATTCACAATCCCCTACTCTCGGATCAGGAGCTAGTGGGACTCTATAACACCTTCGCACTCTATGTCAGCGCACCGGAATCCTATTTTCCTCTTATCCGCCAAGCGGAAGAACACACCGCTTTCGCAAATGAACTGCGAAAAAGCATAGCCCAAGCCATCGCTGACCTGCAGTCACCTCAAAACCGTCCGAAGGCTTAG
- a CDS encoding NAD(P)-dependent oxidoreductase, with protein sequence MKKAVVFGGAGFLGSHVADALTDAGYGVTVFDIRPSPWLRENQKMIVGDILDAEKVAEAVSGCEVVYNFAGIADIDEARRRRLDSIKCNVLGNASILEACHQASVSRYIFASSLYVYSKSGSFYRSTKQACELFIENYHDLFGIPYTILRYGSLYGPRADNGNFIESILKQAIEEGVIVREGNGEEIREYIHIFDAARFSVDILAPEFANEHVIITGNQQMKIKDLLQMIQELMDNRVKVKYVSPKHTYHYQITPYTFAPKIARRLVSKSYLDLGQGILSSIERIYEELNPPSPSYRIAENLR encoded by the coding sequence ATGAAGAAGGCAGTGGTTTTTGGAGGGGCAGGATTTCTGGGTAGCCACGTGGCTGATGCCCTTACCGACGCCGGTTATGGCGTAACCGTTTTCGACATCCGCCCGTCCCCCTGGCTTAGAGAAAACCAGAAGATGATTGTCGGGGATATCCTCGACGCGGAAAAAGTAGCCGAAGCAGTCTCTGGTTGCGAAGTCGTCTACAACTTCGCCGGGATCGCCGACATCGATGAAGCACGCCGACGCCGACTCGACAGCATCAAATGTAACGTTCTTGGGAACGCCTCTATTCTTGAAGCCTGTCACCAAGCTTCCGTCTCCCGCTACATCTTTGCCAGTTCTCTCTATGTCTACAGCAAGTCCGGCTCGTTCTACCGGAGCACGAAACAGGCTTGTGAGCTGTTCATAGAAAACTATCATGACCTCTTCGGAATTCCATATACGATCCTCCGCTACGGGTCGCTCTACGGCCCACGTGCCGATAACGGCAACTTCATCGAGAGCATCCTTAAACAGGCAATAGAAGAAGGGGTAATCGTTCGGGAAGGAAACGGAGAAGAAATCCGCGAGTACATTCATATTTTCGACGCGGCGCGGTTCAGTGTCGACATTTTGGCACCTGAGTTCGCCAACGAGCATGTGATTATCACAGGGAACCAGCAGATGAAGATCAAGGATCTGCTCCAGATGATCCAGGAACTGATGGACAACCGTGTCAAGGTCAAGTACGTCTCACCAAAGCATACCTATCACTACCAGATTACCCCCTATACTTTCGCACCAAAAATCGCACGGCGACTTGTAAGTAAAAGCTACCTGGATCTTGGGCAAGGGATACTTTCAAGCATAGAGCGGATTTACGAGGAATTGAATCCTCCTTCTCCTTCGTACCGAATTGCTGAAAACCTCAGATGA
- a CDS encoding cytidylyltransferase domain-containing protein: protein MIVTMLSGRKGSKGVPNKNVFPMLGRPLFWYPLQAAKHSKHIERIFISTDSDEISDAGRIEGATVIQRPPELATDEALLEDVLLHGFQQVSDHLGEPPEMFVILLCNAATIRAETIDRAIEMLRENPDADSVATVALMNQYGPVRAKKIVNGLMEPAVDMSQFKDLSCDRKCLGDIFFCDASLWVLRPQCMDYSQGQPPFRWMGKNILPLVQQGGLDVDDELGLILTEYWLRKNGFSETSTPYGASK from the coding sequence ATGATTGTCACGATGCTGTCAGGACGCAAGGGAAGCAAGGGTGTTCCGAACAAGAACGTTTTCCCGATGCTGGGCCGTCCCCTATTCTGGTATCCACTTCAGGCAGCAAAGCATTCGAAGCATATTGAGCGGATCTTTATTTCGACAGACTCTGATGAAATCTCGGATGCTGGCAGAATAGAGGGCGCCACGGTAATTCAGCGCCCGCCCGAGCTTGCAACGGACGAAGCACTGCTCGAGGACGTTCTTCTTCACGGCTTTCAGCAGGTATCGGACCACCTCGGCGAACCGCCGGAGATGTTCGTCATCCTATTGTGCAACGCAGCAACGATCAGAGCGGAAACCATCGACAGGGCGATCGAAATGCTGCGTGAAAATCCGGATGCAGACTCCGTCGCGACAGTGGCACTGATGAACCAGTATGGGCCGGTGCGGGCAAAGAAGATAGTGAACGGGCTGATGGAGCCGGCAGTGGATATGAGTCAATTCAAGGATCTGTCCTGCGACAGGAAATGCCTCGGCGACATCTTCTTCTGCGATGCCTCGCTTTGGGTCCTCAGGCCACAGTGCATGGACTATTCGCAGGGACAACCCCCGTTCAGGTGGATGGGAAAAAATATCCTTCCTCTTGTGCAACAGGGAGGACTGGACGTCGATGATGAACTCGGGTTGATTCTTACCGAGTACTGGCTGAGAAAAAACGGTTTCAGCGAGACCAGTACGCCATACGGGGCATCTAAATGA
- a CDS encoding radical SAM/SPASM domain-containing protein, with the protein MINVNPLPLYRNLYGRSLFQNPDSRFQEYRKRWETQPLEFASGDFPLFLDIEVTNICNLRCAFCATTYFGPEVKRQLIDDDIVYRVLDEGKAKGLYGVKFNDRGEPLIHPRLASYVRYAKECGLVDVYFNTNAMLLTEERSAELIDAGLDRISISIEGATAEIYEKHRRGGIFDTVVANVRSLHGLRERRGSNFPKIRIQTVALPEVEADLQTYIDFWKPYCDEIAAIDFKEESSEEKRLLDYPFPWACHQLWQRMVVWCDGTILPCNEDDRGMLSLGNVKTTTIGDAWNSSSLQLLRKNHSMGNAHVSKPCNGCYLRDSQIKKIRSMEAS; encoded by the coding sequence ATGATAAACGTGAATCCTCTTCCGTTGTACCGAAACCTTTACGGACGAAGCCTTTTTCAGAACCCGGACTCCCGCTTCCAGGAGTATCGCAAAAGGTGGGAGACTCAGCCTCTGGAGTTTGCTTCCGGCGATTTCCCGCTCTTCCTCGATATCGAAGTCACAAATATCTGCAACCTCAGATGTGCCTTCTGCGCAACCACATATTTCGGCCCGGAAGTAAAGCGGCAGCTAATTGACGACGACATCGTCTACCGCGTCCTCGACGAAGGCAAGGCGAAAGGCTTGTACGGTGTCAAGTTCAACGATAGGGGAGAGCCGTTAATTCATCCCCGGCTGGCATCTTATGTGAGGTATGCAAAAGAATGTGGGCTTGTTGACGTCTACTTCAATACGAATGCAATGCTCCTTACGGAAGAACGCTCCGCCGAGCTCATAGATGCAGGCCTTGACCGCATCAGCATTTCCATAGAAGGAGCGACGGCCGAAATATATGAAAAACATCGTCGAGGAGGGATTTTCGATACTGTCGTGGCCAATGTGCGCTCTCTGCATGGCTTGCGCGAGCGCCGCGGTTCGAATTTTCCAAAAATAAGGATTCAAACCGTTGCGCTGCCGGAGGTCGAGGCGGACCTCCAAACCTACATCGACTTCTGGAAGCCTTACTGCGACGAGATTGCCGCCATCGATTTCAAGGAGGAGTCTTCCGAGGAAAAACGGCTGCTGGACTACCCCTTCCCGTGGGCATGCCACCAACTCTGGCAAAGAATGGTCGTCTGGTGCGACGGCACCATTCTCCCATGCAACGAAGATGACCGCGGAATGCTCTCGTTGGGTAATGTAAAAACTACGACCATCGGTGATGCCTGGAACTCGTCAAGCCTGCAGCTGTTACGTAAAAACCATTCCATGGGAAACGCCCATGTAAGCAAACCATGTAACGGTTGTTACCTTCGTGACTCGCAGATAAAGAAAATACGGAGCATGGAAGCATCTTGA
- a CDS encoding radical SAM protein — MRILLVVYDNESHIHYFPIGLGYIAGTLRAHGHDVVIYNQDVHHYPERHLTQYLDKEHFDVVGLNFIGGYYQYKKALRISEAINLSKNRPFYMIGGHGPSPEPAFFLEKTGADVVVIGEGEETVIDLLNAIVEKRSFATVKGVAWREGDKVVVNERRPLIKDIDSLPRPAYDLFPIDHYRLMREPGVSNIDFTMQMISGRGCPFTCNFCYRMDEGFRPRSNEAIIEEMQLLRKDYGITYIFFFDELLMTGVERIENLCNDLISARLNIKWSCSGRLNFARPDLLKLMKKAGCVFINYGIEAMDDRILKTMNKALTVKQIEQGIEATLAAGISPGFNIIFGNIGENRDTLRSGVNFLLKFDDGAQMRTIRPVTPYPGSPLYYHAIDKGLILDCRDFYENKHLNSDLLTVNFTDLSDEEYYDALCEANLTLLKNFSEKKYQSMITQTKRLYYEKDVSFRGFRHT, encoded by the coding sequence ATGAGGATACTTCTAGTAGTATATGACAATGAATCGCACATCCATTATTTTCCTATCGGCCTTGGATACATAGCAGGAACATTAAGGGCCCACGGACACGATGTGGTTATATATAACCAAGACGTGCACCATTATCCTGAACGGCACCTGACACAATACCTTGATAAAGAACATTTCGACGTAGTGGGGCTTAACTTTATTGGGGGCTACTATCAGTACAAGAAAGCGCTGAGAATTTCCGAGGCAATAAACCTGTCAAAAAACAGACCGTTCTACATGATCGGAGGTCATGGCCCTTCACCCGAGCCCGCTTTCTTTCTTGAAAAGACAGGTGCGGACGTCGTCGTAATCGGTGAAGGAGAAGAAACAGTCATCGATCTTCTCAACGCCATAGTAGAAAAACGTTCCTTTGCCACTGTAAAAGGCGTCGCTTGGCGTGAAGGCGACAAGGTTGTCGTGAATGAACGCCGACCGCTCATAAAAGATATCGACAGCCTTCCACGCCCTGCATACGATCTTTTTCCCATCGATCACTACAGATTGATGCGTGAGCCCGGAGTAAGCAACATTGACTTCACTATGCAAATGATTTCGGGAAGAGGTTGTCCTTTTACATGCAACTTTTGCTATCGAATGGATGAAGGCTTTCGCCCCCGCAGCAATGAAGCAATTATAGAAGAGATGCAGCTTCTCAGGAAAGACTACGGGATCACTTACATATTCTTCTTCGACGAGCTTCTTATGACCGGAGTAGAACGCATTGAAAACCTTTGTAATGATCTTATTAGTGCAAGATTGAACATTAAATGGAGCTGTAGCGGCAGGTTGAATTTCGCGCGGCCGGACCTACTGAAACTTATGAAGAAAGCCGGGTGCGTGTTCATCAATTATGGCATAGAAGCAATGGACGATCGCATCCTAAAAACAATGAACAAGGCGCTGACGGTAAAGCAGATAGAACAGGGGATCGAGGCCACTCTGGCGGCCGGAATCAGCCCCGGATTCAATATCATCTTCGGCAATATCGGAGAGAACCGCGACACGCTTCGCAGCGGTGTCAACTTTCTTCTGAAGTTTGACGACGGCGCGCAAATGCGAACTATTCGGCCGGTTACACCTTACCCCGGTAGCCCTCTCTATTACCATGCGATTGATAAAGGCTTGATCCTAGACTGCAGAGATTTCTACGAGAACAAACATCTCAATAGCGACCTTCTTACTGTAAATTTCACTGACTTGTCTGATGAAGAATACTATGATGCATTATGTGAAGCGAATCTTACGCTCTTAAAGAATTTTTCTGAGAAGAAATACCAAAGCATGATCACCCAGACTAAACGCTTGTATTATGAGAAAGATGTCTCATTCAGAGGATTTCGTCATACATAA
- a CDS encoding trans-aconitate 2-methyltransferase, which produces MSGYHRYVFDTTERKFVGNFEQMYKNESSQGYDSWHQEDQRQIHRVFDLVLLRDYNFDTIIDIGCGKGSFTHQLKKKNNRVIGIDISETAIQTARERYPDVEFAAVDLAVPSNFIEISEKIVGNAKIDLVLACEVLSYIENWRDLVAAVADRAEFLLLNLFIPEDAIGFVKSEQELMYELEKHFEVIEWITVRNRRFTLFFGRSRK; this is translated from the coding sequence ATGAGCGGATATCACCGTTATGTTTTTGACACAACCGAAAGGAAATTTGTCGGCAACTTCGAACAGATGTACAAGAATGAATCGTCGCAGGGTTACGACTCGTGGCATCAGGAAGACCAGCGGCAGATTCACAGAGTTTTTGATCTTGTGCTGCTTCGGGACTACAACTTTGACACCATCATCGACATAGGCTGTGGCAAAGGTTCCTTTACCCACCAGTTAAAGAAGAAAAATAACCGCGTCATTGGGATCGACATCTCGGAGACGGCGATCCAAACTGCAAGAGAACGCTATCCTGATGTTGAATTTGCAGCCGTGGATCTTGCTGTCCCTTCAAACTTCATTGAAATCAGTGAGAAAATAGTCGGAAATGCGAAAATTGATCTGGTTCTGGCATGTGAAGTGCTGTCGTATATCGAAAACTGGCGTGATCTCGTGGCAGCAGTTGCAGATCGTGCAGAATTCCTGCTTCTCAATCTGTTCATCCCGGAGGATGCTATCGGATTCGTTAAAAGCGAGCAGGAACTTATGTACGAACTGGAAAAGCATTTCGAAGTTATTGAATGGATCACGGTCCGTAACCGCCGCTTCACGCTTTTCTTTGGAAGGAGCAGAAAGTGA
- a CDS encoding iron-containing alcohol dehydrogenase family protein, giving the protein MTNCKNVLMYMIGNGVFGNLPALLEEKRKDESDYCILFVDDYFRESSILLPLKLNPRDRIVFVPTVHEPKTSYINAVYDELVSSGLCSPCTIVGIGGGITLDTAKAVANLLTNGGRAEQYQGWDLVNKPAIYKIGVPTISGTGAESSRTCVMTNVTSGLKLGMNSNYTIYDQLVLDPQLTKTVPRDQYFYTGIDSYIHCFESLEGRYRNVIGDAFSDQAIKLCRDVFLGNDMMNDDSREKLMIASYLGGCAIAHSFVGVVHPFSAGLSVVLGIHHGVGNCIVMRGMREFYPENYEEFWRMVRTQKVHIPEGVCDALTDEDYRRLYEATIIHEKPLSNALGDNYKNILTYEKVREIFKML; this is encoded by the coding sequence ATGACCAACTGTAAAAATGTTCTTATGTACATGATCGGCAACGGGGTTTTCGGCAACCTTCCTGCTTTGCTCGAAGAAAAACGGAAAGACGAAAGTGACTACTGCATTCTGTTCGTAGACGATTATTTCCGAGAATCCTCAATTCTGCTTCCGCTCAAACTCAACCCGCGGGACAGGATCGTTTTTGTGCCTACGGTGCACGAGCCCAAGACATCCTACATCAACGCCGTTTATGACGAGTTGGTGTCATCCGGCTTATGTTCCCCATGTACAATAGTTGGCATAGGTGGCGGAATTACTTTGGACACAGCCAAGGCCGTTGCCAACCTCCTCACCAATGGTGGCCGCGCTGAACAATATCAGGGTTGGGACTTGGTGAATAAGCCCGCTATATACAAAATCGGAGTTCCTACTATTTCAGGTACAGGCGCTGAGTCAAGCCGAACTTGTGTGATGACCAATGTTACGAGCGGACTTAAGCTCGGCATGAACAGCAACTACACCATCTACGACCAGCTAGTACTCGACCCTCAGCTGACGAAGACTGTCCCCCGCGACCAGTATTTTTACACCGGGATCGACTCGTATATTCACTGTTTCGAGTCGCTGGAAGGAAGGTACCGCAATGTTATTGGAGACGCATTTTCCGACCAGGCCATAAAACTCTGCCGTGACGTGTTCCTCGGTAACGACATGATGAATGACGATAGTCGAGAGAAACTCATGATCGCGTCCTACCTTGGAGGATGCGCCATAGCCCACAGCTTTGTGGGTGTAGTTCATCCCTTCTCCGCCGGCCTCAGCGTGGTCCTGGGCATTCATCACGGGGTAGGCAACTGCATAGTCATGAGAGGAATGCGGGAATTCTATCCAGAGAACTATGAGGAATTCTGGAGGATGGTGCGTACGCAGAAAGTCCATATACCCGAAGGCGTATGCGATGCACTCACTGACGAGGATTATCGTCGGTTATATGAAGCAACCATAATTCATGAAAAACCGCTCTCTAACGCACTGGGAGATAACTACAAAAACATTCTCACATATGAGAAAGTTCGTGAGATCTTCAAGATGCTGTAA
- a CDS encoding phosphoglycerate dehydrogenase — translation MTRSSIKIAATSPSFSKHNALRKELLDQFPQALLNVTGNRLEGEDLCEFIGDADGVIVGLESIDDRVLSMLPRLKMISKYGVGLDNIDCDACIKRGIQIGWTGGVNRLSVAEMTLGFMLALCRNIFASSFQLKSGTWNKQGGQQLSGKTVGIIGAGYIGKEVIRLLSPFNCRVLVNDIVNQDEFYREAGVVEASKEQIFRNADIVTIHTPLTSATRAMVNLDTLRMMKQSSFLINTARGPIVCPEDLKRALHEGLIAGAAIDVYDEEPPSDEELLALPNLICTPHIGGNAEEAVLAMGMSAIYHLREFFYHEEGSGFWRGRISG, via the coding sequence ATGACTCGATCTTCAATAAAAATCGCCGCCACATCGCCTTCTTTTTCAAAACATAATGCTCTTAGGAAAGAACTACTTGATCAGTTCCCCCAGGCGCTCCTCAATGTGACGGGAAACCGACTCGAAGGTGAAGATCTTTGCGAGTTTATCGGCGATGCGGATGGCGTAATAGTCGGCCTGGAATCCATCGATGACAGAGTGCTGTCTATGCTTCCCCGGCTGAAAATGATTTCTAAATACGGAGTTGGACTCGACAATATCGACTGTGACGCTTGCATCAAGCGTGGCATTCAGATCGGCTGGACTGGCGGCGTGAACCGGCTGTCTGTGGCAGAGATGACTCTCGGGTTCATGCTGGCCCTGTGCCGGAACATATTTGCATCGTCATTCCAACTTAAAAGTGGAACCTGGAACAAGCAAGGAGGACAGCAGCTCAGCGGAAAGACGGTCGGCATAATTGGTGCAGGCTACATCGGCAAGGAAGTCATCAGGCTTCTGAGTCCCTTCAACTGCCGGGTCCTCGTCAACGACATAGTCAACCAGGATGAGTTTTATAGGGAAGCAGGCGTCGTTGAAGCGTCAAAAGAACAGATCTTCCGGAACGCCGACATCGTCACCATCCATACGCCATTGACCTCTGCCACTCGTGCCATGGTGAACCTAGATACCCTGAGAATGATGAAGCAATCGTCGTTTCTCATCAATACGGCCCGGGGACCTATTGTTTGTCCAGAAGATCTGAAGCGGGCACTGCATGAAGGGTTGATAGCCGGAGCCGCAATTGATGTTTATGATGAAGAGCCCCCCAGCGATGAGGAATTGCTGGCCCTACCGAATCTGATCTGTACCCCGCATATCGGAGGGAATGCAGAAGAAGCCGTTCTGGCTATGGGAATGAGCGCCATTTATCACCTACGGGAGTTTTTCTATCATGAAGAAGGCAGTGGTTTTTGGAGGGGCAGGATTTCTGGGTAG
- a CDS encoding HAD family hydrolase, whose translation MIKAIIFDFDGVILESVHVKTKAFITLFSNYPEQIDQIKEFLLKNGGMNRFEKFETIYRDILQTEVATEEIELLGQEFSQLVFAEVTNAPFVPGAKEFIESNSRKYSLAIASATPEPELRRIVELRGLSQYFSSVLGAPANKAQNLLKILSRHQVKPIEAIFIGDSRADYEGARKAGIPFIARVVPGSDVFDGIPVLGAIEDLKGLDAILRTCL comes from the coding sequence GTGATTAAAGCTATTATCTTCGACTTTGACGGCGTGATTCTTGAATCGGTGCACGTGAAGACGAAAGCATTCATCACGCTTTTCAGTAACTACCCCGAGCAGATCGACCAGATTAAGGAGTTCCTCCTGAAAAATGGAGGAATGAACCGTTTCGAAAAGTTTGAAACCATCTACCGGGATATTCTTCAAACTGAGGTGGCTACTGAAGAGATTGAGCTCCTCGGGCAGGAGTTTTCGCAACTTGTATTTGCTGAAGTCACCAACGCACCTTTTGTTCCAGGCGCTAAAGAATTTATCGAAAGCAACAGCAGGAAATATTCCCTCGCTATAGCCTCGGCAACGCCTGAGCCTGAACTAAGACGTATTGTCGAATTAAGGGGGCTGTCACAGTACTTCTCGTCAGTTCTTGGTGCACCGGCCAACAAGGCACAGAACCTTCTCAAGATTCTGTCCCGGCACCAAGTTAAACCCATTGAAGCAATTTTTATCGGGGATTCCCGTGCCGATTACGAAGGAGCTCGCAAGGCCGGCATCCCATTTATCGCACGGGTCGTACCGGGATCAGACGTTTTCGATGGCATCCCCGTCCTTGGAGCCATAGAAGATCTGAAGGGACTTGATGCAATTCTTCGAACTTGTTTATGA
- a CDS encoding glycyl-radical enzyme activating protein: protein MIGRIFNYQRYCIHDGPGIRSVVFFSGCTLRCQWCCNPESYMPESPQHYEVSLDQLFDLIQEDKAFYRKSQGGVTLSGGEPLLQPDFAAALLEKCRDQNIGTAIETAGDVPWGALSRMDGLVDWYLYDLKAIDNSVHFSCTGTDNTRILANFEKLCAKGEQVILRVPLIPGINIHSAFAHSIGRFVSRLSVQEIHLLPYHRMGEAKYRQLGLNYPLEGLGDALIEPGGRNESVEEFKVLLQNYHSNILIGG from the coding sequence ATGATCGGCAGGATCTTCAACTACCAGCGGTACTGCATTCATGACGGACCCGGCATCCGCTCGGTTGTATTTTTCTCGGGTTGCACATTGCGCTGCCAATGGTGCTGCAATCCTGAATCATACATGCCGGAATCGCCACAGCACTACGAGGTTTCTCTCGACCAGCTCTTTGACTTGATTCAAGAAGATAAAGCCTTTTACCGGAAGTCACAGGGCGGGGTTACCTTGTCGGGTGGGGAACCTCTTCTCCAGCCTGATTTTGCGGCTGCACTCCTGGAAAAGTGCCGAGACCAAAATATCGGAACTGCCATCGAAACTGCCGGGGACGTGCCGTGGGGTGCTCTGTCAAGAATGGACGGGCTGGTGGACTGGTACCTTTATGATCTCAAGGCCATCGACAATTCAGTGCATTTCTCATGTACCGGCACCGACAATACGCGCATCCTCGCCAACTTTGAGAAACTTTGTGCGAAAGGAGAGCAGGTGATCCTGCGGGTACCGCTTATTCCAGGGATAAACATCCATAGCGCATTTGCTCATAGCATCGGCAGATTCGTCAGTCGACTTTCCGTGCAGGAGATACATCTTCTGCCCTACCATAGAATGGGTGAGGCGAAGTACCGGCAACTAGGGCTGAATTATCCTCTAGAGGGGCTTGGGGATGCCTTGATCGAGCCTGGGGGACGCAACGAATCTGTCGAAGAATTCAAGGTACTGCTTCAGAACTACCACTCCAACATTCTTATCGGAGGATAA
- a CDS encoding cyclase family protein, with amino-acid sequence MTDVILLSWPIRPGMPAYPGTPPVVINNERSMANGDSCNTSIVTLSSHSGTHIDFPRHFDPRGNTLSDYSAVDFIFRSPLLVDCHKGPGEGITADDLAELRKHPETDLLLIRTCFQRFRDTAPEVYCSNGPWLTPGAAGWLRQEFCSLRALGIDCISVASPFKREEGRRTHRTLLATSVKMPLLIIEDMCLPCECRKLKSVIVAPLLISGADGAPCTAFGVTGD; translated from the coding sequence ATGACTGACGTGATACTTCTGTCGTGGCCAATCAGGCCAGGAATGCCTGCTTACCCCGGGACCCCCCCTGTAGTGATCAACAATGAAAGATCAATGGCGAACGGGGACTCCTGCAATACCTCCATTGTGACGCTCTCCAGCCACAGCGGCACGCATATCGACTTCCCGCGGCATTTTGACCCTAGGGGAAATACCCTCTCAGACTACAGCGCCGTCGACTTTATATTTCGGTCGCCACTCCTGGTTGACTGCCACAAGGGACCCGGCGAAGGTATCACCGCAGACGACCTGGCAGAGCTGAGAAAGCATCCTGAAACCGATCTTCTCCTTATTCGAACGTGTTTCCAGCGCTTTCGGGACACTGCCCCGGAAGTCTACTGCAGCAACGGACCTTGGCTGACGCCTGGGGCGGCAGGATGGCTGCGTCAGGAATTCTGCTCCCTACGTGCTCTCGGAATTGACTGCATCTCTGTCGCCTCCCCGTTCAAACGCGAAGAAGGAAGAAGGACCCATCGCACCCTCCTCGCCACTTCCGTAAAGATGCCGCTCCTCATCATCGAGGATATGTGCCTGCCCTGCGAATGCCGGAAGCTTAAGTCTGTTATTGTTGCACCCCTTCTTATTTCTGGTGCGGATGGCGCTCCCTGCACGGCATTTGGAGTCACAGGTGATTAA